The following coding sequences lie in one Acidimicrobiia bacterium genomic window:
- the argR gene encoding arginine repressor, protein MSKAQRQHQITQLLADTAVGSQTRLVEMLEERNITATQATVSRDLEELGAVKVRLPGGESVYAIPEHPADRMVPEDHLRRVMGEWVVEVVASGNMVVMRTPPGSAHVVASALDRSSMPEIAGTVAGDDTLLIVAQADTTGQAVAEHLRQLAGL, encoded by the coding sequence CCGACACCGCAGTAGGGAGCCAAACCCGACTCGTGGAGATGCTCGAAGAACGCAACATTACGGCCACCCAAGCCACCGTGTCACGTGACCTCGAAGAACTCGGGGCCGTAAAAGTACGGCTCCCGGGTGGCGAAAGCGTGTACGCCATACCCGAACACCCCGCCGACCGGATGGTCCCCGAAGACCATTTACGTCGGGTCATGGGAGAATGGGTGGTCGAAGTAGTGGCTTCTGGCAACATGGTGGTCATGCGCACCCCACCCGGATCAGCCCACGTGGTGGCTTCGGCCCTTGACCGATCCAGCATGCCGGAAATAGCAGGCACGGTGGCCGGCGACGACACCCTGCTAATTGTGGCCCAAGCCGACACCACCGGCCAAGCAGTAGCCGAACACTTACGTCAGCTCGCTGGCCTCTAA
- a CDS encoding argininosuccinate synthase, with amino-acid sequence MNNKENINKVVLAYSGGLDTSIILKWLEETYQCEVVTFTADLGQGEELEPARAKAVAMGVKEIYIEDLREEFVADYVFPMFRANALYEGEYLLGTSIARPLIAKRLVEIAAETGADAVSHGATGKGNDQVRFELGAYALNPDIAIIAPWREWDLGSRQSLLDYAEKHGIPVEMKRGTKSPYSMDANLLHISFEGGPLEDPWNEPASEMWRWTVSPEQAPNEATYLDLTYQKGDIVAIDGKAMSPATVLTELNRIGGANGVGRTDIVENRYVGMKSRGAYETPGGTIMLKAHRAIESITLDGGTAHLKDELMPRYAEIVYNGFWFSPEREMLQVAIDHSQTNVNGRVRVRLYKGNVEIVGRESDDTLFDEAIATFEEDDGAYNQADAEGFIKLNALRLRTIARRNARSEEST; translated from the coding sequence ATGAACAACAAAGAAAACATCAACAAAGTAGTGCTGGCTTACTCCGGGGGCCTCGACACCTCCATCATCTTGAAATGGCTCGAAGAGACCTACCAATGCGAGGTAGTGACCTTTACCGCAGACCTCGGCCAAGGCGAAGAACTTGAACCAGCACGGGCCAAAGCCGTCGCCATGGGCGTCAAAGAAATTTACATCGAGGACCTTCGAGAAGAATTCGTCGCCGACTACGTGTTCCCCATGTTCAGAGCCAACGCTCTCTACGAAGGCGAATACTTGCTGGGCACCTCAATAGCCCGGCCACTGATTGCCAAAAGACTGGTGGAGATTGCCGCCGAAACCGGCGCCGACGCCGTCAGCCACGGAGCCACCGGCAAAGGAAACGACCAAGTACGTTTTGAACTGGGTGCTTACGCCCTGAACCCCGATATCGCCATCATTGCCCCCTGGAGAGAATGGGACCTCGGCTCACGGCAAAGCCTGCTGGACTACGCCGAAAAACACGGCATCCCCGTAGAAATGAAACGAGGCACCAAGTCGCCGTACTCCATGGACGCCAACTTGTTGCATATTTCTTTCGAAGGCGGGCCCCTAGAAGACCCATGGAACGAGCCCGCCTCAGAAATGTGGCGCTGGACGGTCAGCCCCGAACAAGCCCCCAACGAAGCCACCTACCTCGATCTCACCTACCAAAAAGGCGATATTGTCGCTATTGACGGCAAAGCTATGAGCCCGGCCACCGTGCTCACCGAACTCAACCGTATTGGCGGCGCCAACGGGGTAGGGCGCACCGACATCGTAGAAAACCGGTACGTAGGAATGAAATCGCGGGGCGCTTACGAAACCCCCGGCGGCACCATCATGCTCAAAGCCCACCGGGCCATTGAATCCATCACCCTGGACGGCGGCACGGCACACCTTAAAGACGAGCTCATGCCTCGCTACGCCGAAATTGTTTACAACGGATTTTGGTTCAGCCCCGAACGAGAAATGCTGCAAGTAGCCATTGACCACAGCCAAACCAACGTAAACGGACGAGTCCGGGTACGGCTTTACAAAGGCAACGTAGAAATCGTGGGCCGGGAATCTGACGACACCTTGTTCGACGAAGCCATCGCCACCTTCGAAGAAGACGACGGCGCCTACAACCAAGCCGACGCCGAAGGGTTCATCAAACTCAACGCCCTACGGTTGCGGACCATTGCTCGGCGCAACGCACGAAGCGAGGAAAGCACATGA
- the argH gene encoding argininosuccinate lyase: protein MSTLWHGRFAGGPAEALQALNDSLPFDQRMFSQDIAGSRAHVRMLGHVGLLTDTDTAAVLAALDTTETEIAEGTFVFAVNDEDIHTAVERRVTELAGAAGARLHTGRSRNDQVATDLRLWAKREMTDLAGVVADLQAVLAQQAETAGPAYLPGYTHLQQAQPVLLAHHLLAHGWALARDVDRLLAAGQSADVSPLGAGALAGSSLPLDPDMVAQELGFAARFENSLDAVSDRDFVAEALFALSLLGVHLSRIGEEMILWASSEFGFVSLDDAFSTGSSMLPQKKNPDIAELARGKAGRLIGHLTGLLTTLKGLPLTYNKDLQEDKEPLFDACDTVRLTMLALNGMLATLTFNTERMAESADSPYAAAVDLAEYLVAQGMPFREAHAVVGGHVQNALAGHGSLKDLVTADPCLGAEAAELLAPGVAVTRRTTPGGAGPAAVAVQAERFAQKLAEQQTRLTQ from the coding sequence ATGAGCACCCTTTGGCACGGCCGGTTCGCCGGCGGCCCCGCAGAAGCACTGCAGGCTCTCAACGACTCGTTGCCTTTTGATCAGCGCATGTTTAGTCAAGACATTGCTGGCTCACGGGCCCACGTCCGCATGCTGGGCCATGTGGGGCTGCTCACCGACACCGACACCGCAGCGGTATTGGCCGCCCTAGACACCACCGAAACTGAAATAGCTGAAGGAACCTTCGTTTTTGCCGTCAACGACGAAGACATTCACACCGCCGTAGAACGTCGGGTTACCGAGTTGGCCGGAGCAGCCGGGGCACGCCTACACACTGGACGGAGCCGCAACGACCAGGTAGCTACCGACCTACGGCTTTGGGCCAAACGAGAAATGACCGACCTGGCTGGGGTAGTAGCCGACCTGCAAGCGGTGCTGGCCCAACAAGCCGAAACCGCCGGCCCGGCCTACCTGCCCGGCTACACCCACCTACAACAAGCGCAACCCGTGCTGTTGGCGCACCATTTGTTGGCGCACGGATGGGCCCTGGCCCGTGACGTAGACCGGCTCTTAGCGGCCGGTCAAAGCGCCGATGTGTCGCCCCTCGGAGCCGGAGCCCTCGCCGGGTCTTCGCTGCCCCTCGACCCCGACATGGTGGCCCAAGAACTCGGCTTCGCCGCACGATTCGAAAACTCACTTGACGCAGTATCTGACCGCGACTTCGTGGCCGAAGCACTCTTTGCCCTCTCCTTGCTGGGCGTGCACCTTTCACGCATCGGCGAAGAAATGATTCTGTGGGCCTCCAGCGAATTCGGATTCGTCTCTTTAGACGACGCTTTCTCTACCGGTTCATCCATGCTGCCGCAAAAGAAAAACCCCGACATCGCCGAGCTGGCACGAGGTAAAGCAGGCCGGCTCATCGGGCACCTCACCGGTTTATTAACCACCCTCAAAGGCCTGCCCCTGACCTACAACAAAGACCTCCAAGAAGACAAAGAACCGCTCTTTGACGCTTGCGACACAGTACGGCTCACCATGTTGGCCCTCAACGGCATGCTGGCTACCTTGACCTTCAACACCGAACGAATGGCTGAATCAGCCGACAGCCCGTACGCCGCCGCCGTTGATTTAGCCGAATATTTAGTGGCCCAAGGTATGCCATTTCGAGAAGCCCACGCCGTGGTTGGCGGCCACGTACAAAATGCTTTAGCAGGCCACGGGAGCCTCAAAGACCTGGTAACCGCCGACCCTTGCTTGGGTGCCGAAGCTGCAGAACTCTTGGCTCCGGGAGTAGCAGTTACTCGCCGCACCACCCCCGGTGGTGCCGGGCCGGCCGCCGTAGCGGTACAAGCCGAACGGTTTGCACAAAAACTCGCCGAGCAACAAACCCGTTTGACGCAGTGA
- a CDS encoding NUDIX domain-containing protein, giving the protein MNIWAVDDLAHRTGVAPKETVRLGPSGPEQTAMLQLLSTHPDALVRTCRPGHFTGSALVVDPENQKILMLFHTKLQRWLQPGGHADGDGDLARVALREATEETGIEGLRVVEPAIDLDVHTVNPPSEDQHQHHDVRFLVLAPPGAVPQGNHESQALRWVNQTEMSDLGVDPGTMRMAQRGLTLFKEL; this is encoded by the coding sequence GTGAATATTTGGGCGGTTGACGACCTCGCTCACCGCACCGGCGTAGCCCCGAAGGAGACGGTGCGCCTCGGCCCCTCCGGCCCAGAACAAACGGCCATGTTGCAGCTTTTGTCAACGCACCCCGATGCCCTAGTGCGTACCTGTCGGCCGGGGCATTTCACCGGGTCAGCGCTGGTGGTTGACCCAGAAAATCAAAAAATCCTTATGCTTTTTCATACCAAATTGCAGCGTTGGCTTCAGCCCGGCGGCCACGCAGACGGTGACGGCGACCTAGCTCGGGTGGCCTTACGAGAAGCTACCGAAGAAACCGGTATTGAAGGCCTGCGGGTAGTGGAGCCAGCTATTGACCTTGACGTGCACACGGTGAACCCACCGAGCGAAGACCAACATCAACACCATGATGTGCGCTTTTTGGTGTTGGCGCCTCCCGGTGCGGTGCCTCAAGGAAACCACGAATCCCAAGCCTTGCGGTGGGTTAATCAAACCGAAATGAGTGACCTGGGTGTAGACCCCGGAACCATGCGTATGGCCCAACGAGGCTTAACGCTTTTTAAAGAACTTTAA